The window CGAAGGGCTTGATCACAGGATGGAGAAAGTTAGAACGGTTGAAAATGTAGTATATTTTAATGATTCAAAAGCAACAAATGTTGAAGCGACTGTAAAAAGCCTGGCTCATCTTGAATGCCCGGTTGTTCTTATCGCGGGTGGTCTCGACAAGGGAGGCGATTTTAAGAAATTGCAGCGGGTTGCTGGCAATATTCTGCATGTTGTATTAATAGGCAGCGCCGCCGATCTGATTGAAGAAGCGCTATGTGGAATTGTGCCTGTCTCTCGCGCGGAGACAATGACTGAGGCAGTTCAGAAAGCACGTGATGTTAGCGTAGGCGGTGCTTGTGTTGTCCTGTCACCAGCCTGTGCCAGTTTTGATATGTTTACAGATTTCAGGGAAAGAGGGAATCTTTTTAAAGATATAGTAAATCAAATTGGGGTGTAATTAAGTGGAAACGAGAAAGAGATACGACATACATTTGCTTTGCGCCGCGATTCTTCTCGCCGTTCTGGGAATGGTTATGGTTTCGTCTGCTACTCAGATGATCGCGAAAGAGAAATACGGAACTCCTTATTTCTTTATGCAGCGTAAAGCTATGCACCTGGGGATGGGAATTCTTTGCCTGCTAGTGTGTATGAAAATCCCCTTTGAGATTTACAGAAGAATTTCAGCAATGATGCTTTTTATCTCAATATTTCTATTAATTGCTGTTTTGATATGGGGAAAGGAAATTAGAGGAGCAAGGAGATGGCTCAATATTTATAACATTACTATTCAACCGGTTGAGTTGGTTAAATACTCTTTAGTAATATTTATTGCTGATATGATCGCGAGGGGAAGAGGCGGAATCAGAAGGTTTAAACAGGCGTTTCTTCCCGTATTTGTGTTTTCGGTAGTGATTGCGGTGTTGCTGATGCTACAACCCAATATAAGCAACGCTACTCTGATTATTTTACTTTCCATGACTCTTCTTTTTCTGGGGAATTGTAAATTTGTTCATCTGGCAGGTTATTATGGAGCTATTATTATCGCTTCAGCGCCATATATTTATTTGAGGCCTCATGTTTACAACAGATTCTTAGCTATCTTAAATCGAGGGGAGTTTGCTCTATCTCAAAATTGGCATGTGAGACAATCTCTGATCTCTCTGGGCTCTGGATTTATTTTCGGCTGCGGCCTTGGAAACGGGCATCAAAAATTCAACTTCCTG of the Candidatus Krumholzibacteriota bacterium genome contains:
- a CDS encoding putative peptidoglycan glycosyltransferase FtsW, with the translated sequence METRKRYDIHLLCAAILLAVLGMVMVSSATQMIAKEKYGTPYFFMQRKAMHLGMGILCLLVCMKIPFEIYRRISAMMLFISIFLLIAVLIWGKEIRGARRWLNIYNITIQPVELVKYSLVIFIADMIARGRGGIRRFKQAFLPVFVFSVVIAVLLMLQPNISNATLIILLSMTLLFLGNCKFVHLAGYYGAIIIASAPYIYLRPHVYNRFLAILNRGEFALSQNWHVRQSLISLGSGFIFGCGLGNGHQKFNFLPDPHTDFIYSIIGEEFGIIGTLFVLGIFIFIFQRVMNITRNAPTTFGRFLALGIGLVILSTALINITMSIGLLPTIGLPLPFVSYGGTSLITTMSAVGVLLNISGSGKKKASPGLFQRTGKSASTVFARRAENRGKGRIK